One window of the Pantoea cypripedii genome contains the following:
- a CDS encoding DUF1471 domain-containing protein: protein MKALVNDIISIFTEKTINPVLVRSGLSHREIASIHPVGVTSVSWVTSMEELNDAFVKKALEAGAVGYHITNVDSHKHGNEGQHVMAATATLYHINDKVAYG, encoded by the coding sequence ATGAAAGCATTAGTGAATGACATCATTTCTATTTTTACCGAAAAGACAATTAATCCGGTACTGGTCCGCTCAGGATTGTCTCACCGTGAAATTGCGTCGATCCACCCCGTAGGCGTGACCAGCGTGAGCTGGGTGACATCAATGGAAGAACTCAACGACGCCTTTGTGAAAAAGGCCCTGGAAGCCGGTGCAGTGGGTTACCACATCACCAATGTGGATTCCCATAAGCATGGCAATGAGGGTCAGCATGTGATGGCGGCCACCGCAACGCTGTATCACATCAATGACAAAGTGGCATATGGCTAA
- a CDS encoding LysR family transcriptional regulator, protein MASLNLDHLDTFRLVISRGSFSGAADALGLSQPAVSLQIRQLEQSLQTRLIERTGRGVRATAAGQVLLEHSEHITSAVATARAAVTQHADEISGTVIIGTGATACIHLLPPLLQQLRQQHPQLKVDVRTGNTAAIIRAVEENQVDIGLVTLPVSSQSVHVSPLYEEDFRLIASRETLESAATPAALASLPLIVFEPGSGTRAVIDAWFREAGLRPTPVMELGSIEAIKRMVRAGLGYSLVPAMALAQQEDRAGLNVFAPQPELQRSLGIVMRHDRVVSRGMTAVLDGLRMTKAG, encoded by the coding sequence ATGGCCAGTCTCAATCTCGATCATCTGGATACCTTCCGCCTGGTTATCAGTCGGGGCAGTTTTTCCGGCGCGGCAGATGCGCTGGGTTTGTCGCAACCGGCTGTCAGCCTGCAAATCCGCCAGCTGGAACAATCACTGCAAACACGGCTGATTGAGCGCACCGGGCGTGGAGTCAGGGCCACCGCAGCAGGGCAGGTGCTACTTGAGCACAGTGAACATATCACCAGTGCGGTTGCCACGGCACGGGCCGCTGTCACCCAGCATGCTGATGAGATCAGCGGCACGGTGATCATTGGCACCGGCGCGACTGCCTGCATCCATTTATTGCCTCCGCTGCTGCAACAATTACGTCAGCAGCATCCACAGCTGAAAGTGGATGTGAGGACCGGTAATACCGCCGCCATTATACGCGCGGTGGAGGAGAATCAGGTGGATATTGGCCTGGTCACGCTGCCGGTAAGCAGCCAAAGCGTGCATGTCAGCCCGTTATATGAAGAGGATTTCAGGCTGATAGCCTCCAGGGAAACATTGGAGTCGGCAGCCACGCCAGCGGCGCTGGCCTCGCTGCCATTGATCGTGTTTGAACCGGGTAGCGGTACGCGCGCGGTTATCGATGCCTGGTTTCGCGAGGCGGGCCTGCGTCCGACACCTGTGATGGAATTGGGAAGCATTGAAGCCATCAAGCGCATGGTGCGCGCCGGTTTAGGCTACAGCCTGGTGCCAGCGATGGCCCTGGCGCAGCAGGAAGATCGGGCAGGGTTAAACGTGTTTGCTCCGCAACCCGAATTGCAACGCAGCCTGGGTATCGTAATGCGGCATGACCGTGTGGTGAGCCGGGGAATGACGGCGGTGCTGGATGGGTTGCGGATGACAAAAGCTGGTTAA
- the efeO gene encoding iron uptake system protein EfeO — MKTKPFTKKYALIAAGISAALLLSVDAQGATQAPVKNGVSQVNITMTSEGDGTCHIDHTTAKAGPVTFTVVNKTATSLTELELLSDNRILGEKENLAPGLPAVKFTLTLDGGTYQIYCPGAKQELTNFTVTGKSAAAPSGSAATLLNEGAKGYGAYVSGVVDAMVVAVDRLKADIDAGDLEKAKADYAKARPFYERIESDVSGFVLPGFKATDNAGNLDYLIDMRASNLDPKVGWHGFHAIERDLFEKGAITAETRQTAAELQTNVGKLDKLIKSINFKPEDLANGAADLLEEVQSTKISGEEEAFSHLDLIDFAGDIEGAEQAFAFLKPGLEKIDPDLTKRVSDQFAAVHALLETYRDPAIPGGYKYYTAELKASDGAKLSRAVQALQEPLSKIAEKVATSGK; from the coding sequence ATGAAGACAAAACCGTTCACCAAAAAATATGCGCTCATTGCGGCAGGGATTTCCGCGGCTCTGCTGCTTTCGGTTGATGCGCAGGGCGCAACGCAGGCACCTGTGAAAAACGGTGTTTCGCAGGTCAATATCACCATGACCAGTGAAGGCGATGGCACCTGCCATATCGACCACACCACCGCGAAAGCCGGTCCGGTCACCTTTACCGTCGTGAATAAAACTGCGACGTCACTGACTGAGCTGGAGCTGCTGAGCGACAACCGTATTCTCGGTGAAAAAGAGAACCTGGCACCGGGCCTGCCGGCGGTGAAATTCACCCTGACGCTGGACGGTGGCACTTATCAGATTTATTGCCCCGGCGCGAAGCAGGAGCTGACTAACTTCACCGTGACGGGCAAGAGCGCGGCGGCACCATCAGGTAGCGCAGCGACCTTACTCAACGAAGGTGCGAAAGGTTATGGCGCTTATGTCAGCGGCGTGGTCGATGCCATGGTGGTGGCGGTCGATCGTCTGAAGGCGGATATCGACGCGGGCGACCTGGAAAAAGCCAAAGCGGACTATGCCAAAGCGCGTCCCTTCTATGAACGTATCGAATCTGATGTCAGTGGTTTCGTGCTGCCGGGCTTCAAAGCCACCGATAATGCGGGCAACCTCGACTATCTGATCGACATGCGCGCGTCTAACCTCGACCCGAAAGTGGGCTGGCACGGTTTCCATGCGATTGAACGCGACCTGTTTGAGAAAGGCGCTATCACCGCAGAAACCAGGCAAACTGCGGCGGAACTGCAAACCAATGTCGGTAAACTGGACAAGCTGATCAAATCCATCAACTTCAAACCGGAAGACCTGGCGAATGGCGCGGCGGATCTGCTGGAAGAAGTACAAAGCACCAAAATCAGCGGTGAAGAAGAAGCGTTCAGCCATCTTGACCTGATCGATTTCGCTGGCGACATCGAGGGGGCCGAGCAGGCATTTGCCTTCCTGAAACCGGGCCTGGAAAAAATCGATCCCGACCTGACCAAACGCGTGAGCGATCAGTTCGCTGCGGTACATGCATTACTGGAAACCTACCGTGACCCAGCGATTCCGGGGGGGTATAAATACTACACCGCCGAGCTGAAAGCCTCCGATGGCGCAAAACTGAGCCGTGCGGTGCAGGCGTTGCAGGAACCTTTGTCAAAAATCGCTGAAAAAGTGGCAACCAGCGGAAAATAA
- the efeB gene encoding iron uptake transporter deferrochelatase/peroxidase subunit codes for MNDKSKPAREAGNFTRRDLLKGAVASALAVPAISAAHGQNEAIHNPEDRVDLSREHAFYGTAGQVGIETPPQRHIMFMTFDLTSHNPRDLQVLLARWSSAIAQMMRGETIGQVEPTRTSGVGNDTGEAMDLGPASLTVTVGLGPRIFSEAMGLADKKPTLMRELIQLPSDNFSPELTGGDLSIQACADDPQVAYHAVRNLARIAKSTGTAATRWSVLGFGRASAGKGQSTPRNLFGFKDGTRNITEKTDFNRHVWIKDDGPVWQQQGTYQVVRKIRMHIENWDTDRVSDQNNVFGRHKLSGAPLSGHKEFDQPDFAVKDQSGELVIPATAHISLAAHENNKGIRILRRSYNYTDGLNNLGLLDAGLLFISYQNDPAHFETLQAKLGAADALNEYISHIGSGIFFIPPAPAEGSYIGAELFS; via the coding sequence ATGAACGATAAGTCAAAACCGGCCAGGGAGGCCGGTAATTTCACCCGACGCGATTTGCTGAAAGGGGCGGTGGCCAGTGCGCTGGCCGTTCCGGCCATCAGTGCAGCGCATGGACAGAATGAAGCGATCCACAACCCTGAGGATCGCGTTGATCTTTCTCGTGAGCATGCTTTTTATGGCACTGCGGGTCAGGTGGGCATTGAGACGCCACCGCAGCGTCATATTATGTTTATGACCTTTGATTTAACCTCGCATAATCCGCGAGATTTGCAGGTTTTGCTGGCGCGCTGGTCATCCGCCATTGCGCAAATGATGCGTGGCGAAACCATAGGTCAGGTAGAACCGACCCGCACCAGCGGCGTGGGCAATGATACCGGCGAAGCGATGGATCTGGGACCCGCCTCGTTGACCGTCACCGTGGGCCTCGGGCCGCGTATTTTCAGCGAAGCGATGGGGCTGGCGGATAAAAAGCCAACGCTGATGCGTGAATTGATTCAGCTGCCAAGCGACAATTTCAGCCCGGAACTGACCGGCGGTGATCTCTCCATTCAGGCTTGTGCGGATGACCCGCAGGTGGCTTACCATGCGGTACGCAACCTGGCGCGTATCGCCAAATCGACGGGCACGGCGGCCACGCGCTGGTCGGTATTGGGCTTTGGTCGTGCCTCGGCAGGGAAAGGGCAATCGACGCCGCGTAACCTGTTTGGTTTCAAAGACGGCACGCGCAATATCACCGAAAAAACCGATTTTAATCGCCATGTGTGGATCAAAGATGATGGCCCGGTCTGGCAGCAGCAGGGTACTTACCAGGTGGTGCGGAAGATTCGCATGCACATTGAAAACTGGGATACCGACCGCGTCAGCGATCAAAACAATGTGTTTGGCCGCCATAAGCTTTCTGGCGCACCGCTCAGCGGGCACAAAGAGTTTGATCAGCCTGATTTTGCAGTAAAAGATCAAAGCGGAGAACTCGTTATTCCGGCAACGGCGCATATCAGCCTGGCCGCGCATGAGAATAACAAGGGCATTCGGATACTGCGTCGTTCCTACAATTATACCGATGGTCTTAATAACCTTGGCTTGCTGGATGCGGGGCTGCTGTTTATCAGTTATCAGAATGATCCGGCGCACTTTGAAACACTACAGGCCAAACTGGGCGCGGCAGATGCGCTGAATGAATATATTTCACATATTGGTTCCGGCATTTTCTTTATTCCACCGGCACCGGCTGAAGGTTCCTATATTGGCGCTGAGTTATTCAGCTAA
- a CDS encoding ABC transporter substrate-binding protein, translating to MNRPFSRFALAGVLLLTSLHSFANRIVTDQIGRQVTLPDKVDRVVVLQHQTLNLLVQLNATDKIVGILANWKQQLGDGYATLVPELNHKAMLGDLTHVDVESLVALHPQVVFVTNYAPKEMIDKISALGIPVIAISLRHDDAGQQGKINPSMQDEEQAYNLGIKEGITLIGEVVNKQQQAKALIKAAFAGRQLVTDRLRSVPEQQRVRAYMANPDLTTYGSGKYTGLMMAHAGALNVAASTIQGFKQVSLEQVIAWNPQVIFVQDRYPQVVDEITHNPQWQTIDAVKNHRVWLMPEYAKAWGYPMPEAIGLGELWMAKKLYPEKFRDIDMQKQADQWYQQFYRTHYHDNAAHSGSR from the coding sequence ATGAACCGCCCTTTTTCCCGCTTTGCCTTAGCTGGCGTTTTACTGCTTACCTCACTGCACAGCTTTGCCAACCGAATTGTCACTGACCAGATTGGTCGCCAGGTCACCCTTCCCGACAAGGTGGATCGTGTTGTGGTGCTGCAACATCAAACCCTGAATTTGCTGGTGCAACTGAACGCCACCGACAAAATTGTCGGCATCCTGGCCAACTGGAAGCAGCAATTGGGTGACGGTTACGCCACGCTGGTGCCGGAACTCAACCACAAAGCCATGCTTGGCGACCTTACCCATGTGGATGTCGAGAGTCTGGTGGCCCTCCATCCGCAGGTGGTATTTGTGACCAACTACGCGCCAAAGGAGATGATCGATAAAATCTCCGCGCTGGGAATTCCGGTGATTGCGATCTCCCTGCGCCACGACGATGCTGGCCAGCAGGGCAAAATCAATCCCTCCATGCAGGATGAGGAACAGGCCTATAATCTGGGTATTAAGGAAGGCATCACGCTGATCGGTGAGGTGGTGAATAAGCAGCAACAGGCGAAAGCACTGATCAAAGCGGCCTTTGCTGGCCGCCAGTTGGTAACCGATCGTTTGCGATCTGTTCCCGAACAACAACGCGTGCGTGCCTATATGGCAAACCCGGACCTCACCACTTATGGCTCCGGCAAATATACCGGATTGATGATGGCCCACGCGGGGGCGCTCAATGTGGCGGCCTCGACTATCCAGGGCTTTAAACAAGTGAGCTTGGAGCAGGTGATTGCCTGGAACCCACAGGTGATTTTTGTCCAGGATCGCTACCCGCAGGTGGTGGATGAAATTACCCATAACCCGCAGTGGCAAACCATCGATGCGGTGAAAAATCATCGTGTGTGGTTAATGCCGGAATATGCCAAAGCCTGGGGCTATCCGATGCCTGAAGCCATTGGGCTGGGAGAATTGTGGATGGCGAAGAAACTCTATCCGGAAAAATTCCGCGATATTGATATGCAGAAACAGGCTGACCAATGGTATCAACAATTTTACCGGACGCATTATCATGACAACGCTGCACATTCTGGCAGCCGGTAG
- the efeU gene encoding iron uptake transporter permease EfeU, which translates to MLATFIIALREGLEAALIVGIIAAFLRKNGKPLTAMWVGVVCAVILSLAVGFVLNLTENALPQARQEMMESIIGLVAVFFVTGMVMWMNSHAHNLKRQLETEAAEAITRSSAMALASMAFLSVLKEGFETSVFLLATFSASQSATWAAIGAVLGLLVAVLVGWGIYAGGIRINLSRFFRFTGLFLILVAAGLIISALRSAHEAGWLNAGQQRVADLTWLVTPGTVQSALITGVLGIPADPRLVEFAGWLIYIVAVAALIYWPAHLRPAPKRAAQFTTVTGAGLALTALLLFLVYPAPNADIPDEIPLVSRTSQQTVGHISSQPAAGKPQFAVTLEGLPAAALTVPDDQLSKVTTSGKQEWQADYSYEPADASSPLTLDQVMEAYGNRIPVGLSPAQHPGPYQAKWTVNCSVDATMMRGVVVTAESHSSTYITLSGSGLQSPRTISARARNAEAGCDWQISPAFSQDIEQRLRDAVAAQDVYHFWAVILPSLFAILAFTCFFSASRQFRRLKGVRARGRSKQGLLDSSTHQ; encoded by the coding sequence TTGCTGGCGACGTTCATTATCGCATTGCGCGAAGGTCTTGAAGCTGCACTAATCGTAGGTATTATCGCCGCTTTCTTACGCAAAAATGGCAAACCGCTGACCGCCATGTGGGTGGGCGTGGTATGTGCTGTCATTCTCTCCCTTGCCGTCGGTTTTGTACTGAACCTGACTGAAAATGCGTTACCGCAGGCGCGTCAGGAGATGATGGAATCCATCATCGGCCTGGTCGCAGTGTTCTTTGTCACCGGCATGGTGATGTGGATGAACTCCCATGCTCACAACCTGAAGCGTCAGCTGGAAACCGAAGCCGCAGAGGCGATAACACGCTCCAGTGCGATGGCGCTGGCGAGCATGGCCTTTTTGTCGGTGCTGAAAGAAGGCTTCGAGACCAGCGTCTTTTTACTGGCGACGTTTTCTGCTTCGCAATCGGCCACCTGGGCGGCGATAGGTGCGGTGCTGGGCTTGCTGGTGGCGGTGCTGGTGGGATGGGGCATTTATGCCGGTGGGATTCGTATTAACCTGTCCCGTTTCTTCCGTTTTACGGGTCTGTTCCTGATTCTGGTTGCCGCCGGATTAATTATCTCCGCCTTACGCAGTGCGCATGAAGCTGGCTGGCTCAATGCCGGGCAGCAGCGTGTTGCCGACCTCACCTGGCTGGTGACACCGGGCACGGTGCAGTCTGCATTGATCACCGGGGTACTCGGCATCCCGGCCGATCCCCGGCTGGTGGAGTTCGCGGGCTGGCTGATTTACATCGTCGCCGTTGCGGCCCTGATCTACTGGCCAGCACACCTGCGACCTGCGCCCAAGCGAGCGGCGCAGTTTACCACCGTGACCGGGGCAGGCCTGGCGCTCACCGCGTTGCTGCTGTTTCTGGTTTACCCGGCACCGAATGCTGATATTCCCGATGAAATTCCGCTGGTGAGCCGCACGTCGCAGCAAACCGTAGGCCATATCAGTAGCCAGCCTGCTGCGGGCAAACCCCAGTTTGCCGTTACCCTTGAGGGGCTACCTGCCGCAGCGCTGACGGTGCCTGATGATCAGTTAAGCAAAGTCACCACTTCCGGTAAGCAGGAGTGGCAGGCGGATTACAGCTATGAGCCAGCCGACGCCAGCTCGCCACTGACGCTGGATCAGGTGATGGAAGCCTATGGCAACCGCATTCCGGTGGGATTAAGCCCGGCGCAGCATCCTGGCCCGTATCAGGCGAAATGGACGGTGAATTGCAGCGTGGACGCTACCATGATGCGTGGCGTAGTGGTAACCGCAGAATCGCACTCGTCAACCTATATCACTTTATCCGGCAGTGGCCTGCAATCGCCGCGCACCATTAGCGCCCGCGCCCGTAATGCAGAAGCGGGCTGCGACTGGCAAATCAGCCCGGCGTTTTCGCAGGATATCGAGCAGCGCCTGCGTGATGCGGTGGCTGCGCAGGATGTCTACCACTTCTGGGCTGTTATTTTACCTTCGCTTTTTGCCATTCTGGCCTTCACCTGCTTTTTCTCAGCCAGTCGTCAGTTCAGACGACTAAAAGGTGTTCGTGCCCGAGGACGCAGCAAACAGGGACTGCTGGACAGTTCAACTCACCAATGA
- a CDS encoding FUSC family protein: MPWFSKNAVFFAVKTCLAAFLALYFALELNLDKPAWALTTVFVSSQLYSASTISKSVFRLMGTLLGGVFIFFIFPLTVEHPLLFSLCVSLWVSVCLYLSLHDRTPKSYVFMLAGYSAAIMGFPEVTTPLAITNTVLSRIEEITLGIVCSSLVHGLLFPVSMRSLLEQSVSQWYLNGRKLCSDLLSGIPTDKSPERDDILIRMATNPQQVEILITHCVYEGDAARRLIRLVSVQYQHLSYLIPTLIAIEIRLQKLSALQIPFPENVAQTFRQFLLWLHDGEAVGETSDIQQALATCQKELNDAWRLGELPTESHLLLIGVLERLTDFVRIAGAYQSVGGLVSDLSGDTTLARGKRAHRFFDKGLIRLSALTAFCATFGSCLLWMATGWRDGASAPVMAAILSSFFASLDTPLTSMKLFIRGVIVAIFISVIYVAILLPQATSFEALMICLAPGLVLLGLMIARPTTNMIGLSVAIQIPGFIGLGHHLRPDLVALTNTAISSMTGVLFAVILTAILRNKKPSWTARRAVRIGLRELLRFIKETERNGSSLLGRQRFIGLMLDKLNVVLPRLRLDPQPDMTSAGMLLNEVWLGVNSFDYYARHKDLLAKYHLDSGQMFHELGLFLKRRLKSLQTAPHPDLLDEIDTLLLMLERLAMWDENLLTPMFHLASVRLYLFPQHAWPVMNARQAELMQQKMYRLPPR, encoded by the coding sequence ATGCCGTGGTTTTCAAAAAACGCCGTTTTTTTTGCTGTTAAAACCTGTCTGGCCGCCTTTCTGGCATTATATTTCGCACTGGAACTGAACCTGGATAAACCCGCCTGGGCACTGACCACGGTATTTGTTTCCTCGCAGCTTTATTCAGCCTCCACCATCTCCAAATCGGTGTTCCGCCTGATGGGCACCTTGTTGGGTGGCGTGTTTATCTTTTTTATCTTTCCGCTGACAGTGGAGCATCCGCTGCTGTTTAGCCTGTGCGTATCGCTCTGGGTCAGCGTCTGTTTATATCTGTCGCTGCACGATCGCACACCAAAAAGTTATGTCTTTATGCTGGCCGGTTACAGCGCGGCGATCATGGGATTTCCGGAAGTCACCACCCCACTGGCGATCACCAATACCGTGTTGTCGCGCATTGAAGAGATAACCCTGGGCATCGTGTGCAGCAGCCTGGTACATGGTCTGTTGTTTCCGGTGTCGATGCGCAGCCTGCTGGAGCAAAGTGTCAGCCAGTGGTATCTCAACGGACGCAAACTGTGTAGCGATCTGTTGTCCGGTATCCCCACCGATAAATCCCCTGAACGTGATGACATTCTGATCCGCATGGCAACCAATCCGCAGCAGGTAGAAATTCTTATCACCCACTGCGTGTACGAAGGGGATGCGGCGCGTCGTTTGATTCGTCTGGTCAGCGTGCAGTACCAGCATCTGTCTTATCTGATCCCGACGCTTATCGCGATTGAAATTCGTCTGCAAAAATTGTCAGCGTTGCAAATCCCCTTCCCGGAAAATGTGGCGCAAACCTTCCGTCAGTTTCTGCTGTGGTTACATGACGGTGAGGCGGTGGGTGAAACCAGCGATATCCAGCAGGCTTTGGCTACCTGTCAGAAGGAGCTTAATGACGCCTGGCGTCTGGGCGAGTTACCTACCGAATCCCACCTGTTACTGATCGGTGTACTGGAGCGTCTGACGGACTTTGTGCGTATCGCCGGAGCCTATCAGAGCGTGGGTGGCCTGGTGAGCGATCTTTCGGGCGATACCACCCTGGCGCGCGGCAAACGTGCCCACCGCTTTTTTGACAAGGGGCTGATTCGGCTATCCGCCCTCACCGCCTTTTGTGCCACCTTCGGATCCTGCCTGCTGTGGATGGCGACAGGCTGGCGCGATGGCGCATCTGCTCCGGTGATGGCGGCCATTCTGAGTTCGTTTTTTGCCAGCCTTGATACGCCGCTCACGTCGATGAAGCTCTTTATCCGTGGCGTTATCGTTGCCATCTTTATCAGCGTGATTTACGTGGCTATCCTGCTGCCGCAGGCGACATCCTTTGAGGCGCTGATGATTTGTCTGGCACCCGGTCTGGTGCTGCTCGGATTGATGATTGCCCGCCCCACGACCAACATGATTGGCCTGAGCGTCGCGATTCAAATTCCTGGTTTTATTGGTCTGGGCCACCATCTGCGGCCTGACCTGGTGGCACTGACCAATACCGCCATCTCCTCGATGACCGGCGTGTTATTTGCCGTCATCCTCACCGCCATCCTGCGCAATAAAAAACCGTCCTGGACCGCACGCCGCGCGGTGCGCATTGGTCTGCGCGAACTGTTACGGTTTATCAAAGAAACCGAACGTAACGGTTCGTCGCTGCTGGGACGGCAACGTTTTATCGGCCTGATGCTCGACAAATTAAATGTGGTACTGCCGCGTCTGCGACTCGATCCGCAACCTGATATGACCTCGGCGGGTATGCTGCTGAATGAGGTATGGCTGGGGGTTAACAGCTTTGACTACTATGCACGGCATAAGGATTTGCTGGCGAAATATCACCTCGATAGCGGGCAAATGTTCCACGAGCTGGGTTTGTTTCTGAAGCGACGTCTGAAATCGTTGCAAACTGCTCCGCACCCCGACCTGCTGGATGAAATCGATACCTTGCTGCTGATGCTGGAGCGCCTGGCGATGTGGGACGAAAATCTGTTAACCCCGATGTTTCATCTTGCCAGCGTGCGCCTGTATTTGTTTCCACAACATGCATGGCCTGTGATGAATGCACGCCAGGCTGAGCTGATGCAGCAGAAAATGTATCGTCTGCCGCCAAGGTAA
- a CDS encoding substrate-binding domain-containing protein, which produces MTTLHILAAGSLKPVWPALMTEFGSAVETDFGPAGLLRERIVAGEHCDLFASANLAHAEDLFQRGLALKTGRFAANALCLTVKRDRVTEQDDWLSLLARPDLTLATSTPHSDPSGDYTWQLFSAIEQRHPGVGQQIQGKARCLVGGTDSLTVPPGELAASWLLTQNHADMFIGYASYAPRLTSFPALQVFSIPAPYNILAEYAWALCQPQAMALADFLQSPAAQQILRQYGFLAVMD; this is translated from the coding sequence ATGACAACGCTGCACATTCTGGCAGCCGGTAGCCTGAAACCGGTATGGCCTGCCTTAATGACAGAATTTGGGTCGGCTGTTGAAACCGATTTCGGCCCGGCGGGCCTGCTGCGTGAACGTATTGTGGCAGGCGAGCATTGCGATTTGTTTGCTTCCGCCAATCTCGCCCACGCTGAAGATCTCTTCCAGCGCGGACTGGCGCTGAAAACTGGCCGCTTTGCGGCCAACGCGCTCTGTCTGACGGTGAAACGTGACCGCGTCACCGAACAGGATGACTGGCTTTCGTTGCTGGCACGCCCCGATCTGACGCTCGCCACCTCGACACCGCACAGCGATCCCTCGGGTGACTATACCTGGCAGCTGTTTAGCGCCATCGAGCAACGTCACCCTGGCGTAGGTCAGCAGATTCAGGGCAAAGCCCGCTGCCTGGTCGGCGGGACAGACAGCCTGACAGTTCCGCCGGGTGAACTGGCCGCCAGCTGGCTTTTGACCCAAAATCACGCCGATATGTTTATTGGTTATGCCAGTTACGCCCCGCGCCTGACATCCTTTCCGGCACTCCAGGTTTTCAGCATCCCGGCCCCCTATAACATTCTGGCCGAATATGCCTGGGCGTTGTGTCAGCCACAGGCAATGGCGCTGGCCGATTTCCTGCAATCCCCGGCTGCTCAGCAGATTCTCAGGCAATACGGATTTTTAGCGGTAATGGATTGA
- a CDS encoding ABC transporter substrate-binding protein — protein sequence MLKPICRLALMLPLLLASATSLAQTVIDDRGNHVEITHPVNHIADAWFAHHSLLMTLGAGDRIVATVNHPADRPWMFKVQPSLNQALQAHGKTFASEALVARHVDAVFVPANDPDAQSYRLAGIPVLEMQFDDFDSMKRSLTTTAAVVGTPEAQARAVAYNQYLDQQIASIQAKTQGLTSSQRPTVLHIQSLHPLKVDGRNTLIDTWINLAGGRNVAAGIDGNMKPVSPEDVIRWNPDVIIIGAGAGNLADSDYAGLFNSVKAVQNHRVWQNPAGVFPWDRYGTEVALQIQWAAAKLHPELFPALDINEATRRFYRQFYQYPLSAAEADRILQALPPAS from the coding sequence ATGTTGAAACCGATTTGCCGGTTGGCGCTGATGCTGCCGTTATTGCTGGCTAGCGCCACTTCCCTGGCGCAAACCGTGATTGACGATCGCGGCAATCATGTGGAAATCACCCATCCGGTCAACCATATTGCGGATGCCTGGTTTGCCCATCATTCGTTACTGATGACGCTGGGTGCAGGTGACCGCATTGTCGCGACGGTAAACCATCCGGCAGATCGGCCGTGGATGTTTAAGGTTCAGCCGTCTCTGAACCAGGCTTTACAGGCGCATGGTAAAACCTTCGCCAGTGAAGCGCTGGTGGCGCGCCATGTGGATGCGGTCTTTGTCCCGGCCAATGATCCGGATGCCCAGTCTTACCGCCTGGCGGGCATTCCGGTGCTGGAAATGCAGTTTGATGACTTTGACTCGATGAAACGTTCACTTACCACCACTGCGGCGGTGGTTGGCACGCCTGAGGCGCAGGCACGCGCGGTGGCCTACAACCAGTATCTGGATCAGCAAATCGCCAGCATTCAGGCGAAAACGCAGGGCTTGACCAGTAGCCAGCGTCCAACGGTGCTGCATATTCAGTCGCTCCATCCATTGAAAGTGGATGGCCGCAACACGCTGATTGATACCTGGATCAACCTTGCTGGTGGGCGCAATGTGGCGGCGGGGATTGATGGCAATATGAAGCCTGTTTCTCCGGAGGATGTTATTCGCTGGAACCCGGACGTGATTATCATTGGTGCCGGTGCGGGCAATCTGGCGGATTCTGATTATGCCGGCCTGTTCAATAGCGTGAAGGCGGTGCAGAACCATCGTGTCTGGCAGAATCCGGCGGGAGTATTCCCGTGGGACCGTTATGGTACGGAGGTGGCGTTGCAGATTCAGTGGGCTGCCGCGAAGCTCCACCCGGAACTGTTTCCCGCCCTGGACATCAATGAGGCGACGCGACGTTTTTATCGCCAGTTTTATCAGTACCCGCTGAGTGCCGCCGAGGCCGATCGGATATTGCAGGCGCTGCCGCCAGCCTCCTGA